The Deltaproteobacteria bacterium genome includes a window with the following:
- the efp gene encoding elongation factor P, with protein MYETSDFKKGLRILYENEPFQIVDFQHVKPGKGNQFTRTKMRNLLTGQNREMTIKSGEKFGVPNVENKEMTFLYKDDNGYNFMDQTNYEQIMMTAEDIGENVNYLHENLKVVILIYNDRPVAVDVPKAVNLKVAFTEPGIKGDRVTGATKAATLESGLVVQVPLHINEGDLLRVDSTTGDYVERVSQK; from the coding sequence ATGTACGAAACCTCAGATTTTAAAAAAGGGTTAAGAATTTTATATGAAAATGAACCTTTTCAGATTGTTGATTTCCAGCATGTTAAGCCGGGAAAAGGCAATCAATTTACTCGTACTAAGATGAGAAATTTATTAACTGGTCAAAATCGAGAAATGACAATTAAGTCCGGTGAAAAGTTTGGAGTCCCAAATGTAGAGAATAAAGAAATGACCTTTCTTTATAAAGACGACAATGGGTATAACTTCATGGATCAAACCAATTACGAACAGATCATGATGACAGCAGAAGATATCGGCGAAAATGTTAATTACCTTCACGAAAATTTAAAAGTCGTTATTTTAATCTATAACGATCGTCCAGTTGCCGTTGATGTGCCAAAGGCCGTCAATTTAAAAGTAGCTTTCACAGAGCCTGGAATTAAGGGTGATAGGGTAACAGGCGCGACAAAGGCGGCCACTCTTGAAAGTGGTCTCGTCGTGCAAGTCCCTTTGCATATCAATGAGGGTGATTTATTACGGGTGGATTCGACAACTGGAGATTATGTTGAGCGAGTCAGTCAAAAGTAA
- a CDS encoding trypsin-like peptidase domain-containing protein: protein MKIYFRFHHQVIANPTLDISKTYTVGRGLNCDIQIPISTISRFQGVIYFQNGNWNFRDETKSQKPEIVLSDTVCVNLNNGLEIFLDSYLGNEKTRINEPLLEKSNTTPPRFLLKFLQPQPSWRWTVSFFLTLLIVICSVYFYFHLTRPYDSKTLMGHAENKILKFELKVKKDVLEKIKKEADLTEADFKETVGFCTGFLIEKNVLLTAHHCISPPPGMSIEKDFILKTFDNREIVPKRILGFDFVKDYLFLEIEGFNNNPFFKFTENVEIGQKVFTIGNVAGEGLAIREGIISGETEDQNDPSIKYIRFSAAASPGNSGGPLLNEKGEVVALVSRKNMAENYNVGISYKDLRNGFNNFVLNRDVKSVIFDSKASEGSSNGIEVFLAKIFRLPLLEKLETKPLLQTALNNFIVKIEVPFDFKDSQQFYFNKFHDVATKKIFELGTLTRKENLPGQDWENQTTKDLPYIIPSATSENGGFFKLINNQFLVPNSLGLIGHSGQFGYETTLNEWKKDKTYYYSEGLMATKGMLIENRISNTQKENYLVYSSLKDTKESFDISKFFMASPDFSILYLTSDFPMNHRESIILKTMKDIFIGPEGAIVSLRFFPFLRPKAKADFKIKNFPSDIKKIKTYQDKNNRSWDYYVADFYDTFYIELFCMNNPTTTHCLTLLQEGSIDKMKDEIVKNFVHFELSEKYPLVDFYSTSDLQNEEFLQFLNHADPFKNYSFSKTSNHQLLVKLTNFDYDLNLGPEAEILSLRFIPGVYQEKSEDRGKWTALGVQFIRKHHENNQWHYELCTAGIHFEELKYNVMLLKDQLIQKSIRSMANELDLKNKNKNNKTLLLKETVWKKDLGLDPSQWRKQAYGTCQTLEKDPEKQDIYKTEMKAQAFKAE from the coding sequence ATGAAAATTTATTTTAGATTTCACCATCAAGTCATAGCTAATCCAACTTTAGATATATCCAAAACCTATACAGTGGGACGTGGACTTAATTGTGATATTCAAATCCCTATTAGCACCATCTCTCGTTTTCAAGGAGTCATTTATTTTCAAAATGGAAATTGGAATTTTAGAGACGAGACAAAAAGTCAGAAACCAGAGATCGTCTTAAGTGACACTGTCTGTGTGAATTTAAATAATGGGCTTGAGATTTTCTTAGATTCCTACTTAGGAAATGAAAAAACACGTATCAACGAACCTCTTTTAGAAAAATCAAACACAACTCCTCCTCGATTTTTATTAAAATTCCTTCAGCCTCAACCATCTTGGCGCTGGACAGTTTCATTTTTTCTTACTCTTTTGATAGTAATTTGTTCTGTATATTTCTATTTTCATTTAACAAGGCCCTATGATTCAAAGACACTTATGGGTCATGCCGAAAATAAAATTTTAAAATTTGAATTAAAAGTTAAAAAAGATGTTTTAGAGAAAATTAAAAAAGAAGCCGATCTCACCGAAGCCGATTTTAAAGAAACCGTCGGTTTTTGTACCGGCTTTTTAATTGAAAAAAATGTTCTATTAACTGCTCATCACTGTATTTCTCCGCCCCCAGGTATGTCCATAGAAAAAGATTTCATTCTTAAAACTTTTGATAACAGAGAAATTGTTCCGAAAAGAATTTTAGGTTTTGATTTTGTAAAAGACTATCTGTTTCTTGAAATCGAAGGATTTAACAATAACCCTTTCTTTAAATTCACTGAAAATGTGGAAATTGGGCAAAAAGTCTTTACTATTGGTAATGTTGCTGGTGAGGGGTTAGCGATCAGAGAAGGCATTATTTCTGGCGAGACTGAAGATCAAAACGATCCCTCAATTAAATACATTCGTTTTTCTGCTGCTGCCAGTCCTGGAAATAGCGGAGGACCTTTATTAAATGAAAAAGGTGAGGTGGTTGCCCTCGTTTCTAGAAAGAATATGGCAGAGAATTATAATGTAGGGATATCTTACAAAGATCTTAGAAATGGTTTTAATAATTTCGTTCTAAATCGAGATGTAAAGTCTGTTATTTTTGATTCAAAAGCCTCCGAAGGAAGTTCCAATGGGATTGAGGTGTTTTTGGCTAAAATTTTTAGACTTCCCTTGCTTGAAAAATTAGAAACAAAACCCTTACTTCAAACAGCTTTAAATAACTTTATCGTCAAAATTGAAGTCCCATTTGATTTCAAAGACTCTCAACAATTTTATTTTAACAAATTCCATGATGTTGCCACAAAGAAAATATTTGAATTAGGAACCTTAACACGCAAAGAAAACTTACCAGGACAAGATTGGGAAAATCAAACAACCAAAGACTTACCTTACATTATTCCGTCAGCGACAAGTGAAAATGGAGGTTTTTTTAAACTAATTAACAATCAATTTTTAGTTCCTAATTCTTTAGGTTTGATCGGCCATAGTGGTCAGTTTGGATATGAAACTACCTTGAACGAATGGAAAAAGGATAAGACCTATTATTACAGTGAGGGCTTAATGGCGACAAAAGGGATGCTCATTGAAAATCGAATTTCCAATACTCAAAAAGAAAATTACCTTGTCTATTCTTCCCTGAAAGACACAAAGGAATCCTTTGATATTTCTAAATTTTTTATGGCGAGTCCAGATTTTTCAATACTCTATTTAACTTCTGATTTTCCAATGAATCATCGAGAATCTATAATCTTGAAAACCATGAAAGATATTTTTATTGGTCCCGAAGGTGCCATTGTTTCATTAAGATTTTTCCCATTTTTAAGACCCAAAGCAAAAGCTGATTTTAAGATTAAAAACTTTCCCTCAGACATAAAAAAGATTAAAACTTACCAAGATAAAAATAATCGAAGCTGGGATTATTACGTTGCCGACTTCTATGATACTTTCTATATTGAGCTTTTTTGTATGAACAATCCAACGACAACCCATTGCTTGACCTTATTACAAGAGGGTTCGATCGATAAAATGAAAGATGAAATTGTTAAGAATTTTGTCCATTTTGAACTTAGTGAAAAATACCCTTTAGTCGACTTTTATAGTACCTCCGATTTGCAAAATGAAGAATTCCTTCAATTCTTAAATCATGCGGATCCGTTTAAAAATTATTCTTTTTCGAAAACCTCAAACCATCAACTTCTAGTAAAACTGACAAATTTTGACTATGATTTAAATCTGGGACCTGAAGCCGAAATCCTGAGCCTTCGATTTATCCCCGGAGTCTATCAAGAAAAGTCAGAAGATCGCGGAAAGTGGACGGCCTTGGGAGTTCAATTTATTAGAAAACATCATGAGAACAATCAATGGCATTATGAGCTGTGCACAGCAGGAATTCATTTTGAAGAATTAAAGTACAATGTGATGCTCCTTAAGGATCAATTAATTCAAAAATCAATTCGAAGTATGGCCAACGAGCTAGATTTAAAGAACAAAAATAAAAACAACAAAACACTGCTCCTTAAAGAAACGGTCTGGAAAAAAGATTTAGGTTTAGATCCCTCTCAGTGGAGAAAACAGGCCTATGGCACTTGTCAAACACTTGAAAAAGATCCCGAAAAACAAGATATTTACAAAACCGAAATGAAAGCACAGGCCTTTAAAGCAGAGTAG
- a CDS encoding ABC-F family ATP-binding cassette domain-containing protein — protein sequence MSLLVSCQNLSHSFGGRTLFENISFGINENDKIGLIGPNGVGKSTLLKIILKRIKPDKGEIVHKTGISFGFLEQQPEFDESKSWLDNILQVTDDYAHAFEWIAKLSLSDVDPERKFSEFSGGMQKRMALARELAKNPDFLFLDEPTNHLDVDSILWLEDFLTEQNLSFLMITHDRLFLERTCTQILDLDKKNPNYLLNSKTDFATHLENKIMLFEQQKSTLEKKKNTLTRETEWLRRGAQARQTKQKARILSHEVLSDEVKDLKAKVNIKDINFDFGEQKGPKKLVEFTHVYFSYGEQKIWNDFNFLISSKSRLGIMGKNGSGKSTLLKMIMKELVPDSGKLNIAENINISYFEQSKDTIKHDISLLKNICPQGDYVHYQGEYIFAKSYLERFGFSYEQMDLVAEKLSGGEKSRLRLAQLMLTEAQLLLLDEPTNDLDLESLMALEQSLDSFPGGIVLVSHDRYFMDRVCNQILSIEDQKYELFSNYFQWESWYLQNKQLTNKDQNFLESPEKIEATEKAKGPQKKGLSYKEEIEFKKMESVIQSKEMELQKTQKLINDPETQSDSQKINEYYSKIGFLEKEIESLYHRWSELESKSVV from the coding sequence ATGAGCTTACTTGTCTCTTGTCAAAATTTATCTCACTCTTTTGGAGGCCGAACTCTTTTTGAAAATATTAGTTTTGGAATTAATGAAAATGATAAGATTGGTTTGATCGGTCCTAATGGAGTGGGCAAGTCAACCTTGCTTAAAATTATATTAAAAAGAATTAAGCCTGATAAAGGAGAGATCGTTCATAAGACGGGAATCTCCTTTGGTTTTTTGGAACAACAGCCTGAATTCGATGAAAGTAAATCTTGGCTTGATAACATTCTTCAAGTGACCGATGACTATGCCCATGCTTTCGAGTGGATAGCTAAATTAAGCTTGTCAGATGTAGATCCTGAACGAAAGTTTTCTGAGTTTTCAGGAGGGATGCAAAAGAGGATGGCCTTAGCTAGAGAGTTAGCCAAAAATCCTGATTTTTTATTCCTCGATGAGCCCACAAATCATTTAGATGTGGATTCTATTCTCTGGTTAGAAGATTTTTTAACTGAACAAAATTTGTCATTTTTAATGATCACCCATGACCGGTTGTTTTTGGAACGAACTTGCACTCAGATTCTTGATCTGGACAAGAAAAACCCCAATTACCTTTTAAACTCTAAAACTGATTTTGCCACTCATTTGGAAAATAAAATCATGTTGTTCGAGCAGCAAAAATCCACTCTTGAAAAGAAGAAAAATACTTTGACCCGCGAAACCGAATGGCTGAGGCGCGGTGCCCAGGCACGTCAGACGAAGCAAAAAGCACGTATCTTGAGTCATGAAGTGCTTTCTGATGAGGTCAAAGATCTAAAAGCCAAAGTGAATATCAAAGATATTAACTTTGATTTCGGTGAACAAAAAGGACCCAAAAAATTAGTTGAATTTACCCATGTTTATTTTTCTTACGGGGAACAAAAAATATGGAATGATTTTAATTTTTTAATTTCCAGTAAATCACGATTAGGCATTATGGGAAAAAATGGTTCAGGGAAAAGTACTTTATTAAAAATGATCATGAAAGAGCTGGTTCCGGATTCGGGAAAACTGAATATTGCCGAAAATATAAATATTTCTTATTTTGAACAATCCAAGGACACCATCAAACACGATATTTCACTATTAAAAAATATTTGTCCCCAAGGAGACTATGTTCATTATCAGGGGGAATATATTTTTGCTAAATCCTATTTGGAAAGATTTGGTTTTTCCTATGAACAAATGGACTTGGTTGCAGAAAAATTATCAGGTGGCGAGAAAAGCAGACTTCGCTTAGCACAGCTGATGTTAACAGAAGCGCAATTGTTGCTCCTTGATGAACCCACAAATGATTTAGATTTAGAAAGCCTTATGGCCCTAGAACAATCACTAGATTCCTTTCCAGGTGGCATTGTATTGGTTTCCCATGACCGGTACTTTATGGATCGTGTTTGTAATCAAATTTTATCCATTGAGGATCAAAAATATGAATTATTCAGTAACTATTTCCAATGGGAAAGCTGGTACTTACAGAATAAACAACTTACAAATAAGGATCAGAACTTTCTAGAATCACCAGAAAAAATAGAAGCGACTGAAAAAGCCAAAGGCCCTCAAAAAAAAGGTTTGAGTTATAAGGAAGAGATTGAGTTTAAAAAAATGGAGTCAGTCATTCAGTCTAAAGAAATGGAATTGCAAAAGACGCAAAAATTAATTAATGATCCAGAGACTCAGTCGGATAGTCAAAAAATTAATGAATACTATTCTAAAATTGGATTTTTAGAAAAAGAAATTGAATCCCTTTATCATCGTTGGTCAGAACTGGAGTCTAAGAGTGTGGTTTAA
- the uvrC gene encoding excinuclease ABC subunit UvrC: protein MSEIFDEIKEKVKDFPTQSGVYLMKNEVDKVIYVGKAKILRNRVRSYFQNLDHSGKTKILIQNIRAVEYIITKTEVEAFLLEASLIKKYKPKYNIRLRDDKSYPYIRLSWKENYPRLLLSRKVKKDSSIYFGPYTSGYAVSGTIRFLNRTFKIRDCSDSMFKSRKRPCLTYQIGRCSAPCVGYISESEYRQEIEGALLFLKGQNRKVIKALTEKMMSLADEEKFEPAAKLRDSIKAMKSVLEKQSVINAQSDRDQDVITYHGDERGCVVETLHIRQGNIIGNRSHFLTLNPEDPNEDEREWFVSFINQYYDENIIPDIVLVGSDFGTDLMVLLAKVLETRADRVIKVRFPTDEKGRQLMEMCSANAKSHFEKEIQKNEEKYLGLDEIKEKLGLVSRPQRIECYDISNFQGSENVASQVVFEEGTPSKENYRRFKIKTVEGQNDFASMYEVISRRFQHTEWEDPQLIVVDGGKGQLSQAVKILQELNKKHIPVVGLAKARTDSDFRAENLTQSEERVFIPGRQNPVSFRKNSEGLNILINIRDEAHRFAITFHRKLREEKTLESELDFVVGLGEKRKKILLTHFDSIEDLRIASAEEIARLKGFSKILAERILLQLNEDDDIGES, encoded by the coding sequence ATGAGTGAAATTTTTGATGAAATCAAAGAAAAAGTAAAAGATTTTCCCACTCAAAGTGGTGTTTACTTAATGAAAAATGAAGTAGATAAGGTGATCTACGTTGGTAAGGCCAAAATTCTTAGAAACCGAGTACGAAGTTATTTTCAAAATCTGGATCATTCAGGAAAAACGAAAATTTTAATTCAAAACATCAGGGCTGTTGAGTACATTATCACAAAAACCGAAGTGGAGGCGTTTTTACTGGAAGCCTCTTTAATTAAAAAATACAAACCTAAATATAATATTCGGTTACGAGATGACAAGAGTTATCCCTACATTCGTCTTTCTTGGAAAGAGAATTACCCCCGTTTGTTATTAAGTCGTAAAGTCAAAAAAGATTCCAGTATTTACTTTGGACCTTATACCAGCGGTTACGCAGTGAGTGGTACCATTCGATTTTTAAATCGTACGTTTAAAATCAGAGATTGTTCAGATAGCATGTTTAAAAGTCGAAAACGGCCTTGTCTAACCTATCAAATCGGACGGTGTTCAGCACCCTGTGTGGGTTATATTTCTGAGTCAGAGTACCGGCAAGAAATCGAAGGAGCTTTGTTGTTTTTGAAAGGGCAAAATAGAAAAGTCATAAAAGCTTTAACAGAAAAAATGATGAGCCTGGCCGACGAAGAAAAATTTGAACCAGCGGCGAAGTTAAGGGATTCTATAAAGGCAATGAAAAGCGTTTTAGAAAAGCAATCGGTTATCAATGCCCAGTCGGATAGGGACCAAGATGTGATCACCTATCACGGCGATGAGCGAGGTTGTGTGGTGGAAACATTACATATCCGACAGGGAAATATTATTGGCAATAGATCTCATTTCTTAACCCTCAACCCAGAAGATCCCAATGAAGACGAGAGGGAGTGGTTTGTCTCTTTTATCAATCAATATTATGATGAAAATATCATTCCAGATATTGTTCTTGTAGGTTCTGATTTTGGAACGGATTTAATGGTCCTCTTGGCTAAAGTATTAGAAACCAGAGCGGACAGAGTCATCAAGGTTCGCTTTCCCACGGATGAAAAGGGCCGTCAGTTGATGGAAATGTGTTCAGCAAATGCTAAATCTCATTTTGAAAAGGAAATTCAAAAAAATGAAGAAAAATATTTGGGTCTGGATGAAATTAAGGAAAAGTTGGGTTTAGTTTCTCGGCCTCAACGCATAGAATGTTATGATATTTCAAATTTTCAAGGAAGTGAGAATGTAGCTTCCCAAGTAGTTTTTGAAGAGGGAACACCCTCAAAGGAAAACTACCGACGTTTTAAAATAAAAACCGTGGAAGGGCAAAATGATTTTGCCTCTATGTACGAAGTGATTTCCCGTCGCTTTCAACATACCGAGTGGGAAGACCCTCAATTGATTGTCGTGGACGGAGGGAAGGGGCAGCTGTCCCAGGCTGTCAAAATTTTACAAGAGCTAAATAAAAAACATATTCCAGTGGTGGGTTTAGCCAAGGCCAGAACCGATTCGGATTTCAGAGCGGAAAATTTAACCCAATCAGAAGAGCGAGTCTTTATTCCTGGAAGACAAAATCCTGTGAGTTTTAGAAAAAACTCAGAAGGTTTAAATATTTTGATTAATATCAGGGATGAAGCACATCGGTTTGCTATCACTTTTCATCGTAAATTAAGAGAAGAAAAAACCTTAGAAAGTGAACTCGATTTTGTAGTTGGCTTGGGGGAAAAAAGAAAAAAAATCTTGCTCACTCATTTTGATTCCATCGAAGATCTAAGGATAGCTTCGGCTGAGGAGATAGCTCGGCTTAAAGGTTTTAGCAAAATATTGGCAGAGCGAATTCTTTTGCAATTAAATGAAGACGACGATATAGGAGAATCATGA
- the uvrB gene encoding excinuclease ABC subunit UvrB gives MSLNKKYKKNFKLISSFKPAGDQPKAIEQMIEHFKKGIQHQTFLGVTGSGKTFAMAHVIEQLNEPALILAPNKTLAAQLYSEFKELFPENAVEYFVSYYDYYQPEAYLPSTDTYIEKDSAINDQIDRMRHSATRSLFDRRDVIIVSSVSCIYGLGSPEAYENLMVHVVSNSALKRDDFLKELIRIQYQRNNIDFHRGTIRVRGDIVEVFPTYEDVRALRIEFFGDYVEKISWVDPLTGKILEELDQIGIYPGSHHATSEENLKKAIVRIQDELRERLQELKSQLKPLEAQRLEQRTYYDIEMIEHMGFCSGIENYSRHLTGRGAGEPPPTLIEYFPNNFITFIDESHVTVPQIGGMYRGDRQRKLTLVEHGFRLPSALDNRPLNFSEFEKTMDKVVYVSATPSHYELEKSQGIIIEQIIRPTGLVDPEIEVRPVRFQVDDILKEIKIRVAKKERVLITTLTKRSAEDLTEYYESVGVKVKYLHSEIKTIERTEILRDLRLGVFDVLIGINLLREGLDIPEVSLVAITDADKEGFLRSERSLIQTIGRAARNAEGRVLLYADRMTDSMKKAMAETQRRRMIQQKYNQTHGITPETIKKKIREGLGNLFDGSLGTYDLMSENKKAEILKQKPNELQKNLEKLKQKMKKLAQNLEFEEAAKIRDEIKRIEILDLNQRESLSLNDLGRTDESS, from the coding sequence ATGAGCCTGAATAAAAAGTATAAAAAAAATTTCAAATTAATTTCTTCGTTTAAGCCTGCCGGGGATCAGCCCAAGGCTATTGAACAAATGATCGAGCACTTTAAGAAGGGCATTCAACATCAAACCTTTTTAGGAGTTACAGGAAGTGGTAAGACCTTTGCCATGGCCCATGTGATCGAACAATTAAATGAGCCAGCTCTCATTCTCGCTCCAAATAAAACATTGGCAGCTCAGCTCTACAGCGAGTTTAAAGAACTTTTTCCTGAAAATGCAGTAGAATATTTTGTCAGCTACTATGATTATTACCAACCAGAGGCCTATTTACCTTCGACCGACACCTATATTGAAAAAGATTCGGCAATCAACGACCAAATTGATCGGATGCGACACTCAGCAACCAGGTCATTGTTTGATCGCAGGGACGTCATTATCGTGAGCTCTGTTTCTTGTATTTATGGCCTCGGCAGTCCTGAAGCCTATGAAAATTTGATGGTCCATGTGGTAAGTAACTCCGCACTGAAACGAGATGATTTTTTAAAAGAGTTGATACGCATTCAATACCAACGAAATAATATTGATTTTCATCGAGGCACCATTCGTGTGCGAGGAGATATTGTCGAAGTTTTTCCAACTTATGAAGATGTGCGGGCTTTGCGAATTGAATTTTTTGGAGACTACGTCGAAAAAATTTCTTGGGTAGATCCCCTCACAGGAAAAATCTTAGAAGAGTTAGACCAAATTGGAATTTATCCTGGAAGTCATCACGCAACTAGTGAGGAAAATTTAAAGAAGGCCATTGTGAGAATTCAAGACGAGCTCAGGGAGCGTCTTCAGGAATTAAAGTCACAACTCAAACCTCTTGAAGCTCAACGACTGGAACAGCGAACCTACTATGATATTGAAATGATCGAACACATGGGTTTTTGTTCTGGAATTGAAAACTACTCGCGACACCTTACTGGCAGGGGAGCTGGCGAACCGCCGCCGACCTTGATTGAGTATTTTCCAAATAACTTTATCACCTTTATCGATGAATCTCATGTCACCGTTCCTCAAATTGGTGGAATGTACCGAGGCGATAGACAAAGAAAATTAACATTGGTGGAGCATGGATTTCGGTTGCCATCAGCACTAGATAATCGTCCTTTAAATTTTAGCGAATTTGAAAAGACAATGGATAAAGTGGTTTATGTTTCGGCGACCCCCTCTCATTATGAATTGGAAAAATCCCAAGGAATTATTATTGAGCAGATAATCCGTCCTACAGGATTGGTGGATCCAGAAATTGAAGTGCGTCCTGTGCGTTTTCAGGTCGATGATATATTAAAAGAAATTAAAATCAGGGTGGCAAAGAAAGAGAGAGTTTTAATCACGACTTTGACCAAGCGATCTGCTGAAGATCTAACTGAATACTATGAATCGGTAGGTGTTAAGGTCAAGTACCTACATAGTGAAATCAAAACCATCGAGCGTACGGAAATTCTAAGGGATTTAAGATTAGGAGTTTTTGATGTTCTTATAGGGATCAATTTATTACGTGAAGGATTGGATATTCCTGAAGTCAGTTTAGTCGCCATTACGGATGCAGACAAAGAAGGATTCTTACGTTCAGAAAGATCCTTGATTCAAACCATCGGAAGAGCAGCGAGAAATGCCGAGGGTCGAGTCTTACTTTATGCAGATAGAATGACAGATTCAATGAAGAAGGCCATGGCGGAAACCCAAAGAAGAAGAATGATCCAACAAAAATACAATCAAACCCATGGGATCACCCCGGAAACAATTAAGAAAAAAATCAGAGAAGGACTTGGAAATCTTTTTGACGGGTCCTTGGGAACTTATGATTTAATGAGTGAAAATAAAAAAGCAGAAATACTTAAGCAAAAGCCAAATGAATTACAAAAGAACTTAGAAAAATTAAAACAAAAAATGAAAAAATTAGCTCAAAATCTTGAGTTTGAAGAGGCTGCAAAAATTCGTGACGAAATAAAACGGATAGAGATTCTAGATCTCAATCAACGAGAATCACTGAGTCTTAATGATTTGGGCCGTACAGATGAGTCGAGCTGA
- a CDS encoding oxalate:formate antiporter, whose amino-acid sequence MMSEKTQLVYSWLFVLIPLGWGIYQVVLKSLALFQ is encoded by the coding sequence ATGATGTCTGAAAAAACACAACTGGTTTATTCCTGGCTTTTTGTTTTAATACCTCTAGGTTGGGGTATTTATCAGGTGGTTCTTAAATCCCTTGCACTTTTTCAATAA
- a CDS encoding OFA family MFS transporter, whose product MWSYFEKEKTVAPDNFNRWLIPPAALAIHLSIGQAYSFSVFNIPLTQLIGVDHADAADWKLSTVTWIFSLAFVMLGLSAAVFGKWLEEVGPRKAMFLSTLCFSGGFFLSSIGIYFHQIMLVYLGYGILGGIGLGLGYISPVSTLMKWFPDRPGMATGLAIMGFGGGAMIGSPLAITLMNHFKTASSNGVLSTFVAMGAIYLVMMSFGVVNIKIPKSALLKPVVNKSSLNENKMDTAKGVLNVSVEKAIRTKQFWLLWVVLCTNVTAGIALLSQASPLIQEMFGGLVTPAAAGGFVGLLSIFNLSGRFLWSTFSDRLGRRLTYAIYFGLGLLLYALIPTLGKNHQLMLFVITCCLILSMYGGGFATIPAYLKDIFGLYNVGAIHGRLLTAWSTAGILGPVLITYIKERQLAQGVPLAESYSFTLYVMLIVLLIGFIANMLVKPLTENQK is encoded by the coding sequence ATGTGGTCTTATTTTGAAAAAGAAAAAACTGTGGCTCCAGATAATTTCAATCGATGGTTGATTCCTCCAGCGGCTTTGGCCATTCATCTATCGATCGGCCAAGCCTATTCCTTCAGCGTCTTTAATATTCCCTTGACTCAATTAATTGGCGTTGATCATGCCGATGCTGCTGATTGGAAACTTTCGACGGTAACTTGGATTTTTTCCCTGGCCTTTGTGATGCTGGGTTTGTCGGCGGCTGTATTTGGTAAATGGTTGGAAGAGGTTGGTCCTCGAAAAGCCATGTTTCTTTCCACACTTTGTTTTTCTGGAGGATTTTTTCTTTCCTCCATTGGAATTTATTTTCATCAGATTATGTTGGTTTACTTGGGATATGGAATTCTGGGTGGTATCGGGTTGGGCCTTGGTTATATTTCCCCGGTATCCACATTGATGAAGTGGTTCCCTGACAGGCCAGGAATGGCAACGGGACTAGCGATTATGGGTTTTGGTGGAGGAGCTATGATTGGTTCTCCCTTAGCTATCACGTTAATGAATCATTTTAAAACGGCATCCTCCAATGGTGTTCTTTCTACCTTTGTTGCCATGGGTGCGATTTACCTTGTAATGATGTCTTTTGGTGTGGTGAATATTAAAATTCCTAAGTCGGCGTTGCTTAAGCCTGTCGTCAATAAGTCCTCTCTCAACGAAAATAAAATGGATACAGCCAAGGGTGTTTTGAATGTGAGTGTTGAAAAAGCAATTCGTACGAAACAATTTTGGTTGCTGTGGGTGGTATTGTGTACCAATGTTACGGCGGGTATTGCTCTTCTTTCCCAGGCGTCGCCCTTGATACAGGAAATGTTTGGTGGGTTGGTGACTCCTGCGGCCGCCGGCGGTTTTGTAGGGCTTTTGAGCATTTTCAATTTAAGTGGAAGGTTTTTGTGGTCGACATTTTCTGATCGTTTAGGAAGAAGATTAACCTACGCTATTTATTTTGGATTAGGTTTATTGTTATACGCTTTGATACCCACACTAGGAAAAAATCATCAATTGATGTTGTTTGTGATCACTTGCTGTTTGATATTGAGCATGTATGGTGGGGGCTTTGCCACGATCCCTGCCTATCTGAAGGATATTTTTGGGCTCTATAACGTAGGAGCCATCCATGGAAGATTACTTACAGCTTGGTCAACAGCCGGAATCTTGGGGCCTGTTTTAATCACTTATATCAAGGAAAGACAGTTGGCCCAAGGGGTGCCTCTAGCTGAAAGTTATTCTTTTACATTGTATGTGATGTTGATAGTGCTATTGATTGGTTTTATTGCCAACATGTTAGTGAAACCACTGACTGAGAATCAAAAATAA
- a CDS encoding HigA family addiction module antidote protein: protein MEKYPKKRSTRKPSHPGEILKSLWLDELGYSQSYFAELLVEASGGLSKKSTLQTKLNEVIGGKRAMSAEFAVLISKVLKSSPKMWMNLQIQLDIWEAEEKAA, encoded by the coding sequence ATGGAGAAATACCCTAAAAAACGATCCACAAGAAAGCCCTCTCATCCTGGAGAGATTCTAAAAAGTCTGTGGCTGGATGAGCTGGGCTATAGTCAGTCTTATTTTGCAGAACTTCTGGTTGAAGCATCGGGCGGATTGTCAAAGAAGTCTACGTTGCAAACGAAACTCAATGAGGTCATAGGCGGTAAAAGAGCCATGAGTGCTGAATTTGCTGTTCTTATTAGTAAAGTGCTTAAGAGCAGTCCTAAAATGTGGATGAACCTACAGATTCAGCTTGATATTTGGGAAGCTGAAGAAAAGGCAGCATAA